The Pecten maximus chromosome 11, xPecMax1.1, whole genome shotgun sequence genome has a segment encoding these proteins:
- the LOC117338434 gene encoding slit homolog 3 protein-like codes for MSELHPLDVEYTTIRGSSVLSGRYDIKSKLEHEAGYLDAIPDNICQYQLLVYVDLSGNNIKEIGNISCLTKLDTLDLSENQLSFIYNHTFRGLVSLRKLNLANNKISYIEPYTWSHQTSSILNIQLEGNELSEVDMTNIIINRPFCMLDYRNNHIKDIVSEAGWTLTADDEIVKGGYVNLTDNKLSGVIDFLYQGVSDLKVLGKIFSTYAFDMRDAPFQCDCIMEPFLKMVESNFQTMWRSYYEQIKCFYPEELRNKVLAELVRNKQYDLFICDIPQSEGCPYNCNCYKQPSRDRVVVNCSGHGLDQIPQQVPRTDLHLEIYLDNNSISTLEWRGYLNQTRKLVLSNNSITTMEGRAVNQLQNATEVDLRGNTGIIHLPEDIRYLKPSIFIFGELTIVCDCSNTWYGEWIKMHKNEKGHNMFWCHTENNVKEAPEVVTKEFLDCSKPSMLSKWITVALAILTSLILGISLIVKVFKYEIYLLFRTLRNKYKTYPDMYYDVYVSYDETTDEINKWIMNGLLPALEQDGYRVCIPARDFNVGVPHEDEIADFMGRSKFVLMLVSKNEKNVFWDLEWKRAWYSYTSYKIQNIILINFDMAEYDCVTHPVLRAFIRLGMCIDFANMDQSLIQDIKKMLGFPTRKKIRLENEFSNCNTRFKRSEMLMNR; via the coding sequence ATGAGCGAGTTACACCCATTGGATGTGGAGTACACGACAATTCGAGGATCTTCCGTACTAAGTGGGCGATATGATATCAAATCAAAGCTGGAACACGAAGCTGGATACCTGGATGCCATTCCAGATAACATATGTCAGTACCAACTTTTGGTTTATGTTGACTTAAGTGGTAACAATATAAAGGAAATTGGAAATATATCGTGTCTTACTAAATTAGATACGTTAGATTTGAGTGAGAACCAATTGTCCTTCATCTACAATCATACCTTCCGAGGACTTGTGTCACTCCGGAAACTGAATTTGGCAAATAACAAGATAAGCTACATAGAACCCTATACTTGGTCTCATCAAACGTCTTCAATATTAAACATTCAGTTGGAGGGCAACGAACTATCAGAAGTTGACATGACGAATATAATCATCAATCGGCCTTTTTGCATGTTGGATTACCGAAATAACCACATCAAAGATATCGTCAGCGAAGCTGGATGGACTTTGACGGCGGACGATGAGATCGTAAAAGGTGGTTACGTCAACCTGACAGACAACAAATTGTCTGGCGTAATCGACTTTCTATATCAAGGTGTGTCTGACCTTAAAGTCTTAGGAAAGATATTTTCTACGTATGCGTTTGACATGCGTGATGCCCCTTTTCAGTGTGATTGTATAATGGAGCCATTCTTGAAAATGGTTGAATCTAATTTTCAAACCATGTGGAGGTCATATTATGAACAAATAAAGTGCTTTTATCCGGAAGAACTGAGGAATAAAGTACTTGCAGAGCTTGTACGGAATAAGCAATATGACTTGTTTATATGTGATATTCCACAAAGTGAAGGTTGTCCTTACAATTGCAATTGCTATAAACAGCCAAGCAGAGATCGCGTGGTCGTAAATTGCTCAGGGCATGGACTTGATCAAATACCACAACAGGTACCTAGAACAGATCTCCACCTTGAGATATATCTAGACAATAACAGTATATCCACCTTGGAGTGGCGAGGATACCTTAACCAAACACGGAAGTTAGTCTTATCCAACAACTCCATAACTACGATGGAGGGACGCGCTGTTAATCAACTACAGAATGCAACAGAAGTAGACTTACGGGGAAATACAGGAATTATACATCTACCAGAAGACATCCGTTATTTGAAAccaagtatttttattttcggCGAATTGACAATTGTTTGCGATTGTAGCAATACATGGTATGGAGAGTGGATAAAAATGCATAAGAATGAAAAAGGACACAACATGTTTTGGTGCCACACTGAAAACAACGTTAAAGAGGCTCCTGAGGTAGTAACAAAAGAGTTCCTAGATTGTAGTAAACCGTCGATGCTATCAAAATGGATTACGGTGGCTCTCGCAATACTCACATCTCTTATCTTGGGCATTTCGTTAATCGTGAAGGTATTTAAGTACGAAATTTACCTGTTGTTCCGTACTCTCAGAAACAAATATAAGACATACCCAGATATGTATTATGATGTTTATGTATCATATGATGAAACAACTGACGAGATAAATAAGTGGATAATGAATGGATTACTTCCAGCACTGGAACAGGACGGTTACCGTGTTTGTATCCCGGCTAGAGATTTCAATGTAGGTGTTCCACATGAAGATGAAATCGCTGATTTTATGGGACGGAGCAAATTTGTTTTAATGCTCGTTtcaaaaaatgagaaaaatgtGTTTTGGGATTTGGAGTGGAAGCGTGCATGGTATTCATATACATCGTATAAAATCCAAAACATCATCCTTATCAATTTCGACATGGCTGAATACGATTGCGTGACCCATCCTGTCCTTAGGGCCTTCATTCGACTTGGAATGTGCATTGACTTCGCCAACATGGACCAGTCATTGATTCAAGATATCAAGAAAATGCTAGGGTTTCCTACTAGGAAAAAGATTCGTCTTGAAAACGAATTTTCTAATTGCAATACACGATTTAAACGTAGCGAAATGCTGATGAATCGTTAA
- the LOC117338436 gene encoding protein toll-like, translating into MRLQSAEMLLGDNKAFERSKHNQRLVYVDLSGNKIKEIGNISCLTKLDTLDLSENQLSYIYNNTFRGLVSLRNLNLANNKISYIQPYAWSHQTSSILNIQLQGNDLSGVDITNVIINRPFCNLDYRNNHIKNIVNEAGWTLTTDHGIVKGGFVDLTENSTSGIIDFLHLGVSDLKVLGKVLFSYMYVVEMRDAHFKCDCEIEPFVRMVESNFQYIWRSYYELIKCFYPEELKNQFSNLVRGKQLDLFIYDIPQTKGCPYDCNCYKQRSRDRVVVNCSGHELDKMPEKVLRKAFPFEIQMYI; encoded by the exons ATGCGACTACAGTCTGCAGAAATGTTACTAGGGGACAATAAGGCGTTCGAAAGATCTAAACAT AACCAACGTTTGGTTTATGTTGACTTAAGTGGGAACAAAATAAAGGAAATAGGAAACATATCGTGTCTGACTAAATTAGATACATTAGATTTGAGTGAGAACCAACTGTCCTATATCTACAATAATACATTCCGAGGTCTGGTGTCACTGCGCAATTTAAACTTGGCAAATAACAAAATAAGCTACATACAACCCTATGCTTGGTCTCATCAAACGTCTTCTATACTTAACATTCAGCTACAGGGCAATGATCTGTCAGGCGTTGACATCACGAATGTCATCATCAATCGACCTTTTTGTAACCTTGATTACCGAAATAACCACATCAAAAATATCGTCAACGAAGCTGGATGGACATTGACGACAGACCATGGAATCGTAAAGGGTGGTTTTGTCGACCTGACTGAAAACAGCACGTCTGGAATCATAGACTTTCTACATCTAGGTGTCTCTGACCTAAAAGTTTTGGGAAAGGTGTTgttttcatacatgtatgtggttgAGATGCGTGATGCTCATTTTAAATGTGACTGTGAAATAGAGCCATTCGTTCGAATGGTTGAATCTAACTTTCAATATATATGGAGATCATACTATGAACTGATTAAGTGTTTTTATCCGGAAGAActtaaaaatcaattttctaACCTCGTGCGGGGTAAACAGTtagatttgtttatatatgatataccacAAACTAAAGGTTGTCCTTACGATTGTAATTGCTATAAACAGCGAAGCAGAGATCGCGTGGTCGTAAATTGCTCAGGGCATGAACTTGATAAAATGCCTGAAAAAGTGCTCAGAAAAGCTTTTCCTTttgagatacaaatgtatatctag
- the LOC117337621 gene encoding uncharacterized protein LOC117337621, which yields MVLVFDADENNLAICAIVTVAMQFTFFLVACTCKFDKVTDFAGGTNFVVLALLTFLLAQTYNWRQVCVTVFVCIWGIRLSGYLLYRIIKIGEDKRFDDKRENCAAFAGFWTFQAFWVFTVSLPVIFINAPSSAVKLDPDNDWKPQDIIGAFLFVIGLLSETIADIEKFNFRNNPENKGKWCDVGLWSVSRHPNYFGEITLWLGIFIISTSILWDGQWSAVLSPVFTMSILLFLSGIPLLEKKADERFRKNETYVIFKNRTSPLIPLPNGCYGALPRALKCLCCCEFPLYDHLNDEAEQIVIKTEIPESENKE from the exons ATGGTGCTGGTGTTTGATGCAGATGAAAACAACTTGGCCATTTGTGCCATAGTTACTGTTGCTATGCAGTTCACTTTTTTTCTGGTGGCATGTACCTGTAAATTTGACAAAGTGACAGACTTTGCTGGGGGTACTAACTTTGTAGTTTTAGCCTTACTTACCTTTTTGCTAGCACAG acctACAATTGGAGACAGGTATGTGTGACCGTATTTGTGTGTATCTGGGGTATAAGGCTGTCCGGGTACCTTCTATACAGAATCATCAAAATAGGAGAGGATAAAAGATTTGATGACAAGCGAGAAAATTGTGCTGCATTTGCTGGGTTCTGGACATTTCAG GCATTCTGGGTATTCACTGTCAGTTTGCCAGTCATCTTCATAAATGCACCGTCCAGTGCGGTCAAGTTGGACCCTGATAACGACTGGAAACCTCAGGATATCATCGGTGCTTTTCTTTTCGTCATTGGCCTGTTATCAGAGACAATTGCTGACATTGAGAAATTTAACTTCAGAAATAATCCCGAGAATAAAGGAAAATGGTGTGATGTTG GTCTGTGGAGTGTGAGCCGACATCCAAACTATTttggggagataactctttggCTAGGGATTTTCATCATCAGTACCAGTATTCTTTGGGATGGACAGTGGTCAGCGGTCCTTAGTCCAGTTTTTACCATGAGCATTCTACTGTTTCTCAGTGGTATCCCACTACTGGAGAAAAAGGCAGATGAACGATTCAGAAA gAATGAGACATATGTGATCTTCAAGAACAGGACAAGTCCGttaatccccctccccaacgGGTGCTATGGAGCCCTCCCCAGGGCCCTGAAGTGTTTATGCTGCTGTGAGTTCCCTCTCTATGACCATCTCAATGATGAAGCAGAACAGATTGTAATCAAAACAGAAATACCAGAGAGTGAAAACAAAGAGTGA
- the LOC117337169 gene encoding uncharacterized protein LOC117337169 — MEYTFITTLIVFYTGLALVAGSVQDTILCGETIHVSKQDKYTLKYFSSDFNDVTKSQDATGNHTVKILKHGEGGLRYRKCHINVQTIPGYRLQVNVQYYPQFSGCNRGYFHVGNNKYRLDMVSMTSYKFCDVVRGLEIISRDNYLWMVYDVINQQKATGEIHIEALPDARCNSSSFKCSPVQCVESRRMCDGRTDCRNGRDEFCGNIGSVLETRIPETSGSCFLCWNDTVVCPSLPMYDDDRGHDLWFMCDGIDHCKDGSDERLDMCYRMKSRGTAAMLFQCIPKLDGGYHGNISVRMWKDRVCDGVPNCRNQEDENECSEENSSGKTKLHPVSMTIVACLVLCVILGAAIFIYKTGKKRSFTVRLDDIREGTGFGSFGNLPVRHRSRGTGNEVMSYLHLYIM, encoded by the exons ATGGAATACACATTTATTACAA CGTTAATAGTGTTTTACACAGGACTTGCATTGGTAGCCGGGTCAGTCCAAG ATACAATTCTATGCGGAGAAACAATACATGTTTCAAAACAAGACAAATACACCCTGAAGTATTTCAGCAGTGATTTCAATGACGTCACAAAATCTCAAGATGCAACCGGAAACCACACtgtgaaaattttaaaacatggCGAAGGTGGCTTGCGTTATAGAAAATGTCATATCAATGTTCAGACGATTCCTGGATATCGTTTACAAGTAAATGTCCAGTATTATCCTCAGTTTTCTGGTTGTAATCGGGGCTATTTCCACGTTGGGAACAACAAATACCGATTGGACATGGTATCCATGACGTCATACAAATTTTGTGACGTAGTACGCGGGTTAGAAATCATATCCAGAGATAACTATCTGTGGATggtatatgacgtcataaatcaACAGAAAGCTACAGGCGAAATCCACATCGAGGCTCTTCCAGATG CGAGATGCAACAGCAGTTCATTTAAGTGCTCCCCAGTTCAGTGTGTGGAGTCTAGGAGAATGTGTGATGGACGAACGGACTGTCGTAATGGACGGGACGAATTCTGTG GAAATATCGGAAGTGTTTTAGAGACGCGTATACCCGAAACCAGTGGTTCGTGTTTTCTGTGCTGGAATGACACAGTTGTCTGCCCTTCACTACCGATGTATGACGATGACAGAGGTCATGACCTCTGGTTCATGTGTGACGGGATCGATCATTGCAAGGACGGGTCAGACGAACGGCTAG ACATGTGTTACAGAATGAAAAGCAGAGGAACAGCAGCCATGTTGTTTCAATGCATACCTAAACTAGACGgtggttaccatggcaacataTCCGTTCGGATGTGGAAAGACAGGGTCTGTGACGGAGTTCCGAATTGTCGTAATCAGGAGGATGAGAATGAATGTTCAGAAGAAAATTCAAGTG gtaaaacaaagCTTCATCCTGTGTCAATGACAATTGTCGCCTGTTTAGTTCTCTGTGTGATTTTAGGGGCCGCCATATTCATCTACAAAACAG GGAAGAAGCGTTCGTTTACGGTACGCCTGGACGACATAAGGGAGGGGACCGGCTTTGGATCGTTCGGAAACCTTCCGGTTAGACACCGTAGCAGAGGAACCGGAAATGAAGTCATGAGctatctacatttgtatatcatgtag